The region AAGGTTATACAACCTTTAGGGACAGCCATTAAAGAAAACGGAGGACAGGCATGGCAACACTGGGAAATCCCCAAAAAACCATTGAGATCATTCAGAAATATGAATTTGCATTCCAAAAGAAGTTTGGTCAGAACTTTTTAATTGACACCCATGTATTGGATAAGATCATAACCGCAGCAGGCGTAACAAAGGACGACTGCGTCCTGGAAATCGGACCGGGGATCGGTACCATGACCCAGTACCTGGCTGAGAATGCCAGGCATGTGGTGGCAGTGGAGATTGATTCCAATTTAATTCCCATTCTCAAAGAAACCCTGACAGATTATGAGAATGTGACGGTCATTCATGATGATATCCTTAAGGTGGACATCAATCAGATCGCAGAGCAGTATAACGGGGGGCGCCCCATTAAGGTGGTGGCAAACCTTCCCTATTATATTACCACACCCATCATTATGGGCCTTTTTGAAAATAATGTTCCTATTGATAATATTACGGTCATGGTCCAGAAGGAAGTGGCTGACCGCATGCAGGTAGGGCCTGGTTCCAAGGATTACGGGGCTCTTTCCCTGGCTGTCCAGTATTATGCACAGCCCTATATTGTGGCCAATGTTCCCCCCAACTGCTTTATGCCCCGTCCTAACGTCGGGTCGGCGGTGATCCGCTTAACCCGCCACAAGGAGCCAGCCGTAAAGGCAGAGGATGCAGGACTGATGTTCCGGCTGATCCGGGCATCCTTTAACCAGAGAAGAAAGACCTTACAAAACGGTTTAAACAATTCACCGGAAATCCCCTATTCCAGAGAGCAGATCGCCGAAGCAGTGGAAAGCCTGGGCCTTGGCCCATCTATACGGGGAGAGGCATTGACATTGGAGCAGTTTGCTTCCCTAAGCAACTATTTCACAAAAATGAAAGATTAAAAGAGAGGAGGTCCTATGTCGGATTCGCTGATTACTAAACGCGCAATTGCGGAAGCCTTAAAGCAGGTATGCAGGGAAAAACCCTTTGATAAAATATCCATATCCAATATTACGTCCGTATGGGGGCTGAACCGGCAGACCTTCTATTACCATTTTCAGGATAAATATGAACTTTTAAGCTGGATCTATTATCATGAGAATTTTGCTAAAATTGCAGAAGACATCACCCTGCGAAACTGGGATCAGAAGATTTATGAACTGCTTTTAAATATGAAGAAAGAAAAAGCCTTTTATATGAATACCATAAAAGAACAGGAGCATACCTTTGAAAGCTATTTGTTTGAGATGGCAAAGGCTCTGTTTACTGAAGCGATTGTATCGCTGGATGAAAAGAAGAAGCTCACCAAAGAGGAAAGGGATTTTGACGCAGAATTTTTTGCATACGGCATCTGCGGGATCATCGTTGACTGGGCGGAAAAGGGAATGAAAATGGAGCCGCGGCTGGTGGCGGAGCGTTTAAAAAGCCTGGCCAGGGCTGCGGAACGGATCGCTTACCTACGGGGCCAGGCGGAGCTTTAAGAAAGCTTATGCATGATGATATCCAGGCACTCTTCCAAGGAACAGCTTTTAATAAGAGCAACCAGATCAGAATAGGAAAAAAGCTCTCCGGATTTTGGACTGAACCTTTGCAGCAGCTCTTCCAAGTTTCTGGCGGTCCGCTCCGGTGATTTCTGCCCGTTTTTTAATTGATGGACAAGCGCTGTTTTCAGGACGGACTCCCGGATGTGTTTGTGAATGATGGCTGACATAAAAAGCCCTCCTTTTAAACTAAATTTATTTTAAGAGAAGACAAGAAAAAAACCCATAGACAAAACCGGAAAAATGTCTGGTTTTCCGACATCATTGACCAGATGTCGTTTTTTTATACATCTGAAAAACCATGTATGGTGACGGATAAATTGAAGTATGATAATATAAGCGTATCAAGCAAATCAGTTATCATAATTCATAGAATGGAGCGTTGCATATGAAAGGAAAAAATAATTTCGGAAAAATGCTTGCATGGGGAGCTGCTGCCACCGCAGCAGGAATGGCAGCTAAAAAGGCCTATGATTATTCCAAAAAGCAGAAGGATTTAAAAGATGAAGGAACCATGATGTCACCAAACATGGGCCGGACTTCAGGAAAAGCATATTTTGTAGGCGGCGGTCTGGGAAGCATGGCAGGTGCAGCGTATCTTATTCGTGACTGCAGCATGCCTGGAGAGCAGATCACCATTTTTGAAGGAATGCATATTTTAGGAGGAAGCAACGACGGCATCGGAACTCCGGAAAAAGGCTTTGTATGCCGGGGCGGACGTATGTTAAATGAAGAGACCTATGAGAACTTCTGGGAGCTGTTTGGTTCCATCCC is a window of [Clostridium] saccharolyticum WM1 DNA encoding:
- the rsmA gene encoding 16S rRNA (adenine(1518)-N(6)/adenine(1519)-N(6))-dimethyltransferase RsmA yields the protein MATLGNPQKTIEIIQKYEFAFQKKFGQNFLIDTHVLDKIITAAGVTKDDCVLEIGPGIGTMTQYLAENARHVVAVEIDSNLIPILKETLTDYENVTVIHDDILKVDINQIAEQYNGGRPIKVVANLPYYITTPIIMGLFENNVPIDNITVMVQKEVADRMQVGPGSKDYGALSLAVQYYAQPYIVANVPPNCFMPRPNVGSAVIRLTRHKEPAVKAEDAGLMFRLIRASFNQRRKTLQNGLNNSPEIPYSREQIAEAVESLGLGPSIRGEALTLEQFASLSNYFTKMKD
- a CDS encoding TetR/AcrR family transcriptional regulator C-terminal domain-containing protein, whose protein sequence is MSDSLITKRAIAEALKQVCREKPFDKISISNITSVWGLNRQTFYYHFQDKYELLSWIYYHENFAKIAEDITLRNWDQKIYELLLNMKKEKAFYMNTIKEQEHTFESYLFEMAKALFTEAIVSLDEKKKLTKEERDFDAEFFAYGICGIIVDWAEKGMKMEPRLVAERLKSLARAAERIAYLRGQAEL